A single genomic interval of Brevundimonas diminuta harbors:
- a CDS encoding prolyl oligopeptidase family serine peptidase, protein MRHLILSAAIPALMLGACANAPTQRYAEYSDPPVMIPREAPPHFPRDLTPAGVAAADDHLALEQVDGAEAMAFVAEENRKSLAALTGDPRYETFRAEAQAILTATDRIPSPSFLGDGIGNFWQDATNPKGVWRRTTLASYRTATPQWETLLDIDALSKAEGKDWVFKGADCLAPDDTRCLINLSNGGKDAVVVREFDLTTKRFVDGGFNLPEGKHRIEWLDRDTLLVATDFGAGTMTESGYPFIVKTLKRGQTLNQATEVYRGDQGDGGYGVSPAVYRDKDGKVTAVIITRPLDTFRSETWQLAHDGKTTQLKLPARVSLYGVLNDALIFSPEENWSLPGGGAFKGGDLLSMPLAVLHARVDGETIVSNAAPLIFSPNARQAVGDVRVLSDRVVVSYTDNVRGRAGVFRSNGERGWDRQDITVPDNLAVGLGDSSKSRGEVFVSTQGFLVPPTLSLADAHAATLTTLKSAPAKFDASRDVTEQFEATSTDGTKIPYFVTRPRDMKLDGSNPTVMLGYGGFQVSLNPAYKPEMGKLWLERGGVFVQANIRGGGEFGPDWHQAALDGDRQKAFDDFAAVARDLEQRGITSPRRLGIYGRSNGGVLTSVSITQHPELFNAAVIESPLVDMLRYHELPAGASWIGEYGDPRIPEEAAWIAKYSAYQQLRPGQPYPRVYLTTNTRDDRVHPGHARKFAARLGDMGYDHLYYEDTAGGHSNDADPVANARRWARHYVYLSQQLMD, encoded by the coding sequence ATGCGTCACCTGATCCTGTCCGCCGCCATTCCGGCGCTTATGCTGGGCGCATGCGCCAATGCTCCGACGCAGCGGTATGCAGAGTATTCGGACCCTCCGGTCATGATCCCGCGTGAAGCGCCGCCCCACTTCCCCCGCGATCTGACCCCAGCGGGCGTCGCGGCCGCGGACGATCATCTGGCGCTGGAGCAGGTGGACGGGGCCGAGGCGATGGCCTTCGTCGCCGAGGAGAACCGCAAATCCTTGGCGGCCCTGACCGGCGATCCGCGCTACGAGACCTTCCGCGCCGAGGCTCAGGCGATCCTGACCGCGACCGACCGCATCCCCAGCCCATCCTTCCTGGGCGACGGGATCGGCAACTTCTGGCAGGACGCGACCAATCCCAAGGGCGTCTGGCGCCGCACGACGCTGGCCAGCTACCGGACCGCGACGCCGCAGTGGGAGACGCTGCTGGACATCGACGCCTTGTCCAAGGCGGAGGGCAAGGACTGGGTGTTCAAGGGCGCCGATTGCCTGGCGCCGGACGACACGCGCTGCCTGATCAATCTGTCCAACGGCGGCAAGGACGCGGTGGTCGTGCGGGAGTTCGACCTGACCACCAAACGTTTCGTGGATGGTGGTTTCAACCTGCCCGAAGGCAAGCACCGCATCGAATGGCTGGACCGCGACACGCTTCTGGTCGCCACCGACTTCGGCGCCGGAACCATGACGGAGTCCGGCTATCCCTTCATCGTCAAGACGCTGAAGCGTGGCCAGACCCTGAACCAGGCGACCGAGGTCTATCGCGGCGACCAGGGCGACGGCGGCTATGGCGTCAGCCCGGCCGTCTATCGCGACAAGGACGGCAAGGTGACCGCCGTCATCATAACCCGCCCGCTGGACACCTTCCGGTCGGAGACGTGGCAGTTGGCGCACGACGGCAAGACGACCCAGCTTAAGCTTCCCGCCCGCGTCTCGCTCTACGGCGTCCTGAACGACGCCCTGATTTTCTCGCCGGAAGAGAACTGGAGTCTGCCCGGCGGAGGGGCGTTCAAGGGTGGCGACCTGCTGTCGATGCCGCTTGCGGTACTTCACGCGCGGGTCGACGGCGAGACGATCGTTAGCAACGCCGCGCCGCTCATCTTCTCACCCAACGCGCGTCAGGCCGTGGGCGACGTTCGCGTTCTGTCGGATCGCGTCGTCGTTTCCTACACCGACAATGTGCGGGGCCGGGCCGGCGTCTTCCGGTCGAACGGCGAGCGTGGTTGGGACCGTCAGGACATCACCGTCCCCGACAACCTCGCCGTCGGGCTGGGCGACTCGTCCAAATCACGCGGCGAGGTCTTCGTCTCGACCCAGGGCTTCCTCGTCCCTCCGACCCTCAGCCTGGCCGATGCGCACGCCGCGACCCTGACCACGCTGAAGTCAGCGCCCGCCAAGTTCGACGCGTCGCGCGACGTGACCGAACAGTTTGAGGCGACCTCGACCGACGGGACGAAAATTCCCTATTTCGTCACCCGCCCGCGCGACATGAAGCTGGACGGCTCGAACCCGACCGTCATGCTGGGCTACGGCGGTTTCCAGGTCAGCCTGAACCCGGCCTACAAGCCCGAGATGGGCAAGCTGTGGCTGGAGCGGGGCGGGGTCTTCGTTCAGGCCAATATCCGCGGTGGCGGCGAGTTCGGTCCCGATTGGCACCAGGCGGCGCTGGACGGCGATCGTCAGAAGGCGTTCGACGACTTCGCCGCCGTGGCGCGCGATCTGGAACAGCGCGGGATCACCAGCCCGCGTCGCCTGGGCATCTATGGTCGGTCGAACGGCGGGGTTCTGACCTCGGTGTCGATCACCCAGCACCCCGAACTGTTCAATGCGGCGGTGATCGAGAGCCCGCTGGTGGACATGCTGCGCTATCACGAACTGCCGGCCGGGGCGTCGTGGATCGGCGAATACGGCGACCCGCGCATCCCGGAAGAAGCCGCATGGATCGCCAAATATTCCGCCTATCAGCAGCTCCGTCCGGGCCAACCCTATCCGCGCGTCTATCTGACAACCAATACGCGCGACGACCGGGTCCACCCCGGCCATGCGCGCAAGTTCGCCGCGCGCCTGGGCGATATGGGCTATGACCACCTCTATTATGAGGACACGGCCGGCGGCCATTCCAACGACGCCGACCCGGTCGCCAACGCCCGTCGCTGGGCCCGCCACTATGTCTATCTGTCGCAACAGCTGATGGATTGA
- a CDS encoding DUF1223 domain-containing protein → MNTKGWIIAGTIMGGALMSVASAAQPAAGRPPLAPRHATANGPPVVVELFTAQGCGGCIEANAAVEKAAAQPGVIALTYGVDYWDYLGWTDTFARPEFVQRQRAYRAALRQRGVSTPQVVIDGRRQVSGARSVELETAIGQEAVRQAWPPEIEFRENGAGVGVGSGRAPVGGAEVVAVTYTPGPQVIEVRQGENRGQAVRHMNVVRGVTRLGEWRGRPMLYALPSARPGEAVAVLVQGKTDKRILGAAVRD, encoded by the coding sequence ATGAACACCAAGGGCTGGATCATCGCGGGCACGATCATGGGGGGCGCCCTCATGTCCGTCGCCTCGGCGGCCCAGCCGGCGGCGGGGCGGCCGCCGCTTGCGCCGCGCCATGCGACGGCCAACGGCCCGCCGGTGGTCGTCGAACTGTTTACCGCCCAAGGCTGCGGCGGCTGCATCGAGGCCAATGCGGCGGTGGAGAAGGCGGCGGCCCAGCCGGGCGTGATCGCCCTGACCTATGGCGTCGACTACTGGGATTATCTGGGTTGGACCGACACCTTCGCCCGGCCCGAGTTCGTTCAGCGCCAGCGCGCCTATCGCGCCGCCCTGCGCCAGCGCGGCGTCTCGACGCCACAGGTCGTGATCGACGGCCGACGTCAGGTGTCGGGCGCCCGCAGCGTCGAGCTTGAAACCGCCATCGGTCAGGAGGCGGTGCGTCAGGCCTGGCCGCCCGAGATCGAATTCCGCGAGAACGGAGCCGGCGTCGGCGTCGGTTCCGGCCGCGCGCCGGTCGGCGGCGCCGAGGTGGTGGCGGTGACCTACACGCCCGGCCCTCAGGTGATCGAGGTCCGTCAGGGCGAGAACCGGGGTCAGGCCGTGCGTCACATGAACGTCGTGCGCGGCGTGACGCGCCTTGGCGAATGGCGCGGCCGACCTATGCTCTACGCCCTGCCGTCCGCCCGCCCTGGCGAGGCCGTGGCGGTGCTGGTGCAAGGCAAGACGGACAAACGCATCCTGGGCGCCGCCGTCAGGGACTAG
- a CDS encoding phosphotransferase, whose translation MTDAAPLDAQSAFSGTREVDPRYRLDEAALDAWMRAHVPGYAGPLTVRQFKGGQSNPTYELVTPSAAYVLRRKPPGVLLPSAHAVDREFQVISALAAQGFPVAKPHALCLDETVIGSIFYVMDKIEGRIFWDLKLPGLTPVERRAVYEAQTDTLARLHAFDPAAIGLGDYGKAGNYFARQVGRWTKQYHASETEPVPAMDRLIAFLPESLPAEGPSRIVHGDFRLDNMILAPDRAEVRAVLDWELSTLGDPMADFSYLLIAWAIPASLRNGLAGADLEALGIPSVEETVERYAAATGMRPANLDWLYAYNLFRLAAICQGIAGRVRDGTAASAHAKTMAAQVGPLSDAAWGFAKKAGA comes from the coding sequence ATGACCGACGCCGCCCCGCTGGACGCCCAGAGCGCCTTTTCCGGCACGCGCGAGGTCGATCCGCGTTATCGCCTGGACGAGGCGGCGCTGGACGCCTGGATGCGCGCCCATGTCCCGGGATACGCCGGTCCTCTGACGGTGCGCCAGTTCAAGGGCGGCCAGTCGAACCCGACCTATGAACTGGTGACGCCCTCGGCCGCCTATGTGCTGCGGCGCAAGCCGCCCGGCGTGCTGCTGCCCAGCGCCCACGCCGTCGACCGCGAATTCCAGGTCATCTCGGCCCTGGCCGCGCAAGGCTTCCCCGTCGCCAAACCACACGCCCTGTGCCTGGACGAAACCGTCATCGGCTCGATCTTCTATGTGATGGACAAGATCGAGGGTCGGATCTTCTGGGACTTGAAACTGCCCGGCCTGACGCCCGTGGAGCGGCGCGCCGTCTATGAAGCCCAGACGGACACGCTGGCCCGGCTGCACGCCTTCGATCCGGCCGCCATCGGCTTGGGCGACTACGGCAAGGCCGGCAACTATTTTGCGCGTCAGGTCGGCCGCTGGACCAAACAGTATCATGCGTCGGAGACCGAGCCGGTTCCGGCGATGGATCGGCTGATCGCCTTCCTGCCCGAAAGCCTCCCGGCCGAGGGACCCAGCCGCATCGTCCACGGCGACTTTCGTCTCGACAACATGATCCTAGCGCCGGATCGAGCAGAGGTTCGCGCCGTGCTGGATTGGGAGCTATCGACCCTCGGCGATCCGATGGCGGACTTCTCCTATCTACTGATCGCCTGGGCTATTCCAGCTTCGCTGCGCAACGGCCTCGCCGGCGCCGATCTGGAGGCCTTGGGCATCCCGTCTGTCGAAGAGACCGTCGAACGCTACGCCGCCGCGACGGGAATGCGGCCCGCCAACCTCGACTGGCTCTACGCCTACAACCTGTTCCGTCTGGCGGCCATCTGCCAGGGCATCGCCGGCCGCGTCCGCGACGGCACCGCCGCCAGCGCCCACGCCAAGACCATGGCCGCCCAAGTCGGTCCCCTAAGCGACGCGGCGTGGGGCTTTGCGAAAAAGGCGGGCGCCTAG
- the glpK gene encoding glycerol kinase GlpK — translation MSLILAIDQGTTSTRAIAFEVAPQAARSAAGEEKGDLRPVAVSQIELAQHFPKSGWVEHDAAEIWTATLQTCREVVRKAGGVARFNAIGITNQRETAVIWDAATGEPLHRAIVWQDRRTADVTARLTALGHEPRVQSTTGLILDPYFSATKFAWLLDALPGSRERAAKGEVKLGTIDAWLIWKLTGGRVHATDATNASRTSLMDLKTVEWRDDLCALFDIPREALPDIVPCAGVIGESDPALFGQPLPIAGSAGDQQAALVGHGALKAGDAKITYGTGAFLVANVGAEPVASTRRLLGTLGYRADGQTAYALEGSIFSAGSAIQWLRDGVGLISESRQSEAMAQTLRDNGGVYMVPGFTGLGAPWWEPEARGTIVGLTRDSGPAHFVRAALEALAYQTRDLLDALGADGAPPLKTLKVDGGVTANSFAMQFVADICDVEVERPAFQEMTALGAARLAALGVGLLPDLEARPAEAPACWKPRMKADERERLLSGWRRAVKAAIIAAPDRA, via the coding sequence ATGAGCCTGATCCTCGCCATCGACCAGGGCACGACCTCGACCCGCGCCATCGCCTTCGAGGTCGCGCCTCAAGCAGCGCGAAGCGCGGCAGGCGAAGAAAAAGGAGACCTGAGGCCCGTCGCGGTCAGCCAGATCGAGCTGGCTCAGCATTTCCCAAAATCCGGCTGGGTCGAACATGATGCCGCCGAAATCTGGACCGCGACGCTCCAGACCTGTCGAGAGGTGGTGCGCAAGGCCGGCGGCGTCGCACGCTTCAACGCTATCGGCATCACCAATCAGCGCGAGACGGCCGTGATCTGGGACGCCGCGACAGGCGAACCTTTGCACCGCGCTATCGTCTGGCAGGATCGCCGCACCGCCGACGTCACCGCCCGCCTGACCGCCCTAGGCCACGAGCCTAGGGTCCAGTCCACGACCGGCCTTATTCTCGATCCCTATTTCTCGGCGACCAAGTTCGCCTGGCTCTTGGATGCTCTGCCCGGATCGCGCGAGCGGGCGGCGAAGGGCGAGGTCAAGCTGGGTACGATCGACGCCTGGCTGATCTGGAAACTGACCGGCGGCCGTGTCCACGCCACCGATGCGACCAATGCTTCACGCACGTCTTTGATGGATCTGAAGACGGTCGAATGGCGTGACGATTTGTGCGCCTTGTTCGACATCCCCCGCGAAGCCCTGCCTGACATCGTCCCTTGCGCGGGTGTAATCGGCGAGAGCGATCCAGCGCTGTTCGGCCAGCCTCTGCCCATCGCCGGATCGGCGGGGGACCAGCAGGCGGCCCTTGTCGGGCATGGGGCGCTCAAGGCCGGGGACGCCAAGATCACCTACGGCACTGGCGCCTTTCTGGTCGCCAATGTGGGCGCGGAGCCGGTGGCCTCGACCCGGCGGCTGCTGGGCACGCTGGGATACCGGGCCGACGGCCAGACCGCCTATGCGCTGGAGGGGTCGATCTTCTCGGCCGGGTCGGCGATTCAATGGCTAAGGGACGGGGTCGGGCTGATCTCGGAGTCGCGTCAGTCGGAGGCGATGGCGCAGACCCTCAGGGACAACGGCGGGGTCTATATGGTTCCGGGCTTCACGGGTCTGGGCGCACCCTGGTGGGAGCCGGAAGCGAGAGGGACCATCGTCGGGCTGACACGGGACTCCGGTCCGGCCCATTTCGTGCGCGCCGCCTTGGAGGCCCTGGCCTATCAGACGCGCGACCTGCTCGACGCCCTGGGCGCCGACGGCGCCCCGCCTCTTAAGACGCTTAAGGTGGACGGCGGCGTCACCGCCAACAGTTTCGCCATGCAGTTCGTCGCCGACATCTGCGACGTGGAGGTGGAGCGTCCGGCCTTCCAGGAAATGACGGCCCTGGGCGCCGCGCGCCTGGCGGCCCTGGGCGTCGGACTGCTGCCCGATCTGGAGGCGCGACCCGCTGAAGCGCCCGCCTGCTGGAAACCGCGCATGAAGGCGGACGAGCGCGAGCGTCTGCTTTCCGGCTGGCGTCGGGCCGTGAAGGCCGCCATCATCGCCGCGCCGGACCGGGCGTGA